The sequence AGAGATGGCTACCCCGGTGGATGCCATGTTACGTCTGTTCAACTGCGTCTTTATTTAACCTGTTCTCCGTTCAATCCCAcatttgttttgtttcccccccttttcaggCCTCACAAGAACCACCGGAAATATACAGTCCTTCGTCATGCAGCTCAGCATTCCaataaatatgtttttctgtttcttgaTTTTGCGATACAGGTACCCAATCGCACATTGCCCTTCTTTATTGACGCCTTCCATAGGTGTATGCAACCCCGTCTCACGTGCACATTTcgcatttccccctttttttaatccatTTACTACCCCTCCTACAGATACCACCTGTTCAATTACGTTGGTGCATCCATCATTGTGGTGACCATCGCTATTGTGGAGTTTATATTGTCTTTCGAAACGCAGGAAGAGAATTCCATCGTGTTCAACCTCGTGTTGATTGCCTCGCTGATTGTAAGTTTTGGAGGGATCGATTTGGGGAGGCCTGTAGACGATGCAGCAGTAGTGATGGGACTGCCGACTTGGCTTTTCTGACTTGGCGCTGTCCCACGTCGATGTACTGACCGATGTGTTCACCGATGTACTCACCGACGTATTAACCCCACCCCCTGCAGCCGATGAGCTTTTCCAACATGACCAGAGAAGTCGTTTTCAAGAagtacaaaataaatatccTCCGCCTGAACGTAAGGACATCTGCTTccccgaaaaaaaaaaagagaaccgAGTTAAGGGCACATAGAAGCAGTTGCTTAAAGGGATGGCCCTTTTCGCCCCAAGGAGTGTATAGACGAGTGAACCGATTAGCCCCAACGTTGAtccattttttaccccctttttttttcccccataaCAGGCCGTCGtttccttcttccaaatATTCACCTCCTGCCTGATGCTTCCGATGTATACCCTCCCATTTTTGAAGCAAAGTAAGAATGGCTTGAAAGTCCTAGCGGGGTTTACCATGTGTTGTGCTTGTCCACATTTCCATGTCGCCTCACAAAACAGACGCAGCTTAACGGGTCACTAATTTTTAATGCACCTCTTTTTACTTGGCTCCCCCCCTCAGTCAATTTGCCCTTCTCGGAAATCGGaacgaatataaaaaatgggttcAGATGTTTGATACTTGGACAAAACACCATCGTGGAGGTATGCAAAAGGAGAGGAGGATCTCCATGTCTGACATTTTGTTAATTCTATTTGGAGATATGTTTAGTGTACTTTTCAGGGAGCGAGTTATCCATTcgtatttcttcctcccacGGCTactttgcttcatttttatttatttatttttttttttttttttcacctccaGAACTGCGGATTGGGAATGGCCAAGATGTGCGACGATTGTGAAGGAGCATGGGTAAGGGCAGCGCAGCAAGATGAAGCAATAGTAGCTGTATAAGCTGAATGAAATAAAGGGGGCATTACCACCCTGCAGACACTCTAGCCAATTTAACCACTatgataattttattttttttttttcttcctatctCCGCAGAAAACATTCATAGcctattcctttttcaacaTTTGCGACAATTTAATCACCAGCTTTGTAAGTACAAGAGGGGGGAAAGTTATGCCCCATGGTGGAGAGgggttcttctcctttttacaaAAGTGATGTGTGTCTTTTGTTGGCTCACTTGTGCAGTACTTATGCTTATTAATGCCTCCCAAatccatttttcattttttcttcttatttccccccctcctaCAGATAATAGACAAATTTTCGACCATGACCTACACCATCGTCAGTTGCATTCAAGGACCAGCAATAGCAATTGCTTACTACTTTAAATTCCTTGCGGTAGgacccccctcctttttttttgcactcaATTATCATTAcattcctccatttttgcatcCCCTAATTTACACACCTCTCTTCCCTTTATCCTTTTCCAGGGAGACGCTGTTATGAAACCCCGTGTGTTGGACTTTGTCACTTTGGTAAGGCAGAGCAAATGATATCGCGCGTTGGCCCTCTTACATGTGGTCATGTGTTGTATGTGTTCCCATTCCTATGCGAACgagtattcattttttttttttttttttttttttttcacttttcagTTTGGCTACCTCTTCGGATCAATCATTTACCGTGTTGGAAATATAATTCTTGAAAGTAAGGCAGCTAACATTTTCCCATGCGGAGGTGAAGTTACTCCCCGCATGAATTAGAACATCTCACAATTGCACCTG is a genomic window of Plasmodium coatneyi strain Hackeri chromosome 1, complete sequence containing:
- a CDS encoding Putative chloroquine resistance transporter — translated: MKILKKKKKGDQQIVPDERYQELDSHAQNENEIPGDAPMGQKILYFLKLVYNEIRENISIYLLIILYLCVCVMNKIMAKRTLKKIGNYSFVTSETHNTICMIVFFTLYFIFGRRVTSPKERHQNFGLQFLLISLLDACSVIIAFIGLTRTTGNIQSFVMQLSIPINMFFCFLILRYRYHLFNYVGASIIVVTIAIVEFILSFETQEENSIVFNLVLIASLIPMSFSNMTREVVFKKYKINILRLNAVVSFFQIFTSCLMLPMYTLPFLKQINLPFSEIGTNIKNGFRCLILGQNTIVENCGLGMAKMCDDCEGAWKTFIAYSFFNICDNLITSFIIDKFSTMTYTIVSCIQGPAIAIAYYFKFLAGDAVMKPRVLDFVTLFGYLFGSIIYRVGNIILEKKKMMEAGNDDDSEGELTNAESIITQ